GGTTCAGCAGCTACGTGGCGGCGCTGTTGATGCTGATCGATCCGATCGCCCACCTCACCACCAACTACAACGAGTTCCAGCAGGGGCAGGCCTCGCTGCAGCGGCTGCGGGCGATCGAGGGGGAGCCGGTGGAGGTGCGTGACCGGCCCGGCGCCCGGCCCCTGGGGGAGGTGCGCGGCGAGCTGGTGCTGGAGGAGGCGAGCTTCGCCTACTGCCCGGGTCAGCCGGTGCTCAAGGCCGTGAGCCTGCGGGTGAATCCGGGCGAGGTGGTGGCGCTGGTGGGCCCCTCCGGCGCGGGCAAGAGCACCCTGTTCTCCCTGCTGCTGCGCTTCAACACCTGCCAGCAGGGCCGGGTGCTGCTCGATGGGCACGACCTGGCCGACCTGCGGGCCCGGGAGCTGCGCCAGGCCGTGGCGCTGGTGCCGCAGCAGAGCAGTGTGTTCTCCGGCACGGTGGCCGAGGCGATCGCCTTCGGCCGCAGCACCACGGCGGCGGCGATCGAGGAGGCGGCGCGGATCGCCAACGCGGATGGCTTCATCCGCCGCCTGCCCCAGGGCTACGGCAGCCGGATCGAGGAACGGGGCAGCAACCTTTCGGGCGGCCAGTTGCAGCGCCTGGCGATCGCCCGGGCGGTGCTGGGCAACCCGGCCGTGCTGCTGCTGGATGAGGCCACCAGCGCCCTCGACGCCGAGGCCGAGGCCGCCGTGCAGACGGGCCTGGAGGCCGCCATGGCCGGCCGCACGGTGCTGGTGATCGCCCACCGTCTGGCCACGGTGCAGAACGCCGATCGCATCGTGGTGCTGTGCGAGGGGGCGGTGGTGCAGCAGGGCAGCCACCAGCAGCTGATGGCCGAGGGCGGTGCCTACCGCCGGCTGTGCGAGCGCCAGTTCATCCAGCTCGAGAGCTGACGCCTCCCCCCCGCAGGCGACATGCTGGCCTGAAGAATCACGCGCT
This sequence is a window from Cyanobium sp. PCC 7001. Protein-coding genes within it:
- a CDS encoding ABC transporter ATP-binding protein; amino-acid sequence: MLAPPKASLASTVRRLWPLLRPYRRRLLAGGACILVFVLCWPLLAWLAGRLIPAIGAGDVGLTLQTILAALGVFMVQKAAQFGQDTLLASPALHVSQTLRHQLFARLQRLDFNALEKLSAGDLTYRLTEDADRVGEVIYKTIQDTTPSALQLLAVLTYMLWLDWPLALATLLLAPVVALLVSGFGARVMGAAERSQQQVSELASLLGEAIAGLPLVRAFAAEPWLQQRFDQEIDLHRQARYRTLRLLALQHPVVGLLEAAGILAVLWIGAWRIQSGDLDSQGFSSYVAALLMLIDPIAHLTTNYNEFQQGQASLQRLRAIEGEPVEVRDRPGARPLGEVRGELVLEEASFAYCPGQPVLKAVSLRVNPGEVVALVGPSGAGKSTLFSLLLRFNTCQQGRVLLDGHDLADLRARELRQAVALVPQQSSVFSGTVAEAIAFGRSTTAAAIEEAARIANADGFIRRLPQGYGSRIEERGSNLSGGQLQRLAIARAVLGNPAVLLLDEATSALDAEAEAAVQTGLEAAMAGRTVLVIAHRLATVQNADRIVVLCEGAVVQQGSHQQLMAEGGAYRRLCERQFIQLES